One genomic segment of Chloroflexota bacterium includes these proteins:
- the rbfA gene encoding 30S ribosome-binding factor RbfA — MSRRMGRVNELIREELSSLLLLELKDPRVAALTTVTHVETSPDLEHARVYVSVMGSEQEQAGAMNGLRSAEGFLRRSLAGRVKMRRVPALTFALDSSMEQGAQMLELIDRVADGHGAHQERRL, encoded by the coding sequence ATGAGCCGCCGTATGGGCCGCGTCAATGAGCTTATTCGTGAGGAGCTGAGTTCGCTCCTGCTCCTTGAGTTGAAGGACCCGCGCGTCGCCGCGCTGACCACGGTGACCCACGTCGAAACCTCGCCTGACCTTGAGCACGCGCGTGTGTACGTCAGCGTCATGGGCTCGGAGCAGGAGCAGGCGGGCGCAATGAACGGGCTCCGTTCGGCAGAGGGCTTCCTGCGCCGGAGCCTCGCCGGGCGGGTGAAGATGCGCCGGGTGCCCGCGCTGACCTTCGCGCTGGACAGCTCCATGGAGCAGGGCGCGCAGATGCTTGAACTCATAGACCGCGTGGCGGACGGCCACGGCGCGCATCAGGAACGGAGACTATGA